A section of the Methanobrevibacter boviskoreani JH1 genome encodes:
- a CDS encoding PhoU domain-containing protein: MPSKGNRTLKDILDIILYENPATQQEIADKLGITRRYVTQLIQPLIKEGVVKRAYMIDMENYEKIADDFESNVNSPLHSSNLLITSMLVSMKNHVKNELKLSVESLIENDDNKAEEALKMDYTTNNMCEKVRTSVETVVSINQQSHFSKTVIYNEVAYDLERIGDYCGHIAKFVVNDYYEADDDIVVNIKKMYKISDKMIEDSMTAFLDGTIELKGEVMDLEERMHEMQKKSMGTIATQMAETSFDDKERSNYYIYISRVIKAFERIGDISVEIVDTAGEFHNNIPRSITPRTFRE, from the coding sequence ATGCCGAGTAAAGGAAATAGAACATTAAAAGATATTTTAGATATAATCTTATATGAAAATCCTGCTACTCAACAAGAGATTGCTGATAAATTAGGCATAACACGTCGTTATGTTACTCAATTGATACAACCATTGATTAAGGAAGGTGTAGTTAAAAGGGCTTATATGATTGATATGGAGAATTATGAGAAAATAGCAGATGACTTTGAGTCAAATGTTAATTCCCCATTACATTCAAGTAATCTTTTAATTACCAGTATGTTAGTTAGTATGAAAAATCATGTAAAAAATGAATTGAAACTTTCAGTTGAATCTCTTATAGAAAATGATGATAATAAGGCAGAAGAAGCTTTAAAAATGGATTATACTACAAATAATATGTGTGAAAAAGTAAGAACATCTGTAGAAACAGTTGTTAGCATTAATCAGCAATCACACTTCTCAAAAACAGTTATTTACAATGAAGTTGCCTATGATCTTGAAAGGATAGGTGATTACTGTGGTCATATAGCTAAATTTGTTGTAAATGATTATTATGAGGCAGATGATGATATTGTTGTAAACATTAAAAAAATGTATAAAATCAGCGACAAAATGATTGAAGATTCCATGACTGCATTTTTAGATGGTACTATTGAGCTTAAAGGGGAAGTAATGGATTTAGAAGAAAGAATGCATGAGATGCAGAAAAAATCCATGGGGACTATTGCAACTCAAATGGCTGAAACTTCTTTTGATGATAAAGAGCGTTCCAATTATTATATTTATATTTCCAGAGTAATTAAAGCATTTGAGAGAATTGGAGATATTTCTGTAGAGATTGTTGATACTGCAGGTGAATTCCACAATAATATTCCACGTTCTATTACCCCACGTACATTTAGGGAATAA